The proteins below come from a single Streptomyces tubercidicus genomic window:
- a CDS encoding S8 family peptidase produces MAHKRSSKKRLVTAISAAVAATGIAAVTAVTAGASPAEGKIYGAEAKGAVNGSYIVMMKKSVRTMESGDLADKYGGKVKRNYSSAIDGFSATGLSADEAKQLAADPAVDKVVQNKKFHISEAQANPPSWGLDRIDQEDTKGDKKYNYPDGAGEGVTAYVIDTGVHIKHKDFGGRASYGFNAVDGSNKAEDDNGHGTHVAGTIGGTEHGVAKKAKIVGVKVLDGQGSGTTEQVVAGIDWVTKNHKGPSVANMSLGGGADEALDAAVKKAIDAGVTFAVAAGNESSDAGQGSPSRVKEAITVASSTKDDEQSDFSNFGKVVDLYAPGSDITSDWNDGATKTISGTSMATPHVVGAAAVYLAGHKDAKPADVAKALTDGATPDKISNPSEGTPNKLLKVIK; encoded by the coding sequence ATGGCTCACAAGCGTTCCAGCAAGAAGCGGCTTGTCACGGCGATATCCGCCGCAGTTGCCGCCACTGGTATCGCCGCCGTCACCGCGGTCACCGCGGGCGCGTCCCCGGCCGAAGGCAAGATCTACGGAGCCGAGGCCAAGGGTGCCGTGAACGGCAGCTACATCGTCATGATGAAGAAGTCGGTCCGCACCATGGAGAGCGGTGACCTGGCCGACAAGTACGGCGGCAAGGTCAAGCGGAACTACTCCTCCGCCATCGACGGCTTCTCGGCGACCGGTCTGAGCGCCGATGAGGCCAAGCAGCTCGCCGCCGACCCGGCCGTGGACAAGGTCGTCCAGAACAAGAAGTTCCACATCAGCGAGGCCCAGGCCAACCCGCCCTCGTGGGGCCTGGACCGTATCGACCAGGAAGACACCAAGGGCGACAAGAAGTACAACTACCCCGATGGCGCGGGTGAGGGCGTCACCGCCTACGTCATCGACACCGGCGTCCACATCAAGCACAAGGACTTCGGCGGCCGGGCGTCGTACGGTTTCAACGCCGTCGACGGCAGCAACAAGGCCGAGGACGACAACGGCCACGGCACGCATGTCGCGGGCACCATTGGTGGTACCGAGCACGGTGTCGCCAAGAAGGCCAAGATCGTCGGCGTCAAGGTCCTGGACGGTCAGGGCTCCGGTACCACCGAGCAGGTCGTCGCGGGCATCGACTGGGTCACCAAGAACCACAAGGGTCCCTCGGTCGCCAACATGTCGCTCGGCGGCGGCGCGGACGAGGCCCTGGACGCGGCCGTGAAGAAGGCCATCGACGCCGGTGTCACCTTCGCCGTCGCGGCGGGCAACGAGTCCTCCGACGCGGGCCAGGGCTCCCCGTCGCGGGTGAAGGAAGCCATCACCGTGGCCTCCAGCACCAAGGACGACGAGCAGTCCGACTTCTCCAACTTCGGCAAGGTGGTCGACCTTTACGCCCCCGGCTCCGACATCACCTCGGACTGGAACGACGGCGCCACCAAGACCATCTCCGGTACGTCCATGGCGACCCCGCATGTCGTCGGTGCCGCCGCGGTCTACCTGGCCGGCCACAAGGACGCCAAGCCGGCCGATGTGGCGAAGGCCCTGACCGACGGCGCCACGCCCGACAAGATCTCGAACCCGAGCGAGGGCACGCCCAACAAGCTGCTGAAGGTCATCAAGTAA
- a CDS encoding exonuclease domain-containing protein has protein sequence MSWHQKLLVSFDLETTGTDIEQDRIVTAALLRLEGDGRPAAKRTWLIDPGVPIPDEAAAIHGISTAYVQEHGRPPATAIAEITEALAEALRTEIPLVVMNARYDLSLLDRECRRHGLPTLTERLGHAPAPVIDPLVLDKHVDRYRKGKRALQALCGHYGVRLDGAHEAGADAAAAAGVARRIGEKYPAVAIPSPRALHDLQEQAAAEQAASFQAYLRRSGDPRAIVEPAWPLIPYQAEV, from the coding sequence ATGAGCTGGCATCAGAAGCTGTTGGTCAGCTTCGACCTGGAGACCACAGGCACCGACATCGAGCAGGACCGCATCGTCACCGCGGCCCTGCTCCGTCTGGAGGGGGACGGACGTCCGGCCGCAAAGCGGACATGGCTGATCGATCCGGGCGTGCCGATTCCCGACGAGGCAGCGGCCATTCACGGCATTTCGACGGCATATGTCCAAGAGCACGGGCGTCCGCCGGCGACCGCCATAGCGGAGATCACCGAGGCGCTGGCCGAGGCGCTGCGCACGGAGATCCCGCTGGTGGTGATGAACGCGCGCTATGACCTCTCGCTGCTGGACCGCGAGTGCCGACGCCATGGCCTGCCGACGCTGACCGAACGCCTCGGACACGCCCCGGCCCCGGTCATCGACCCGCTCGTCCTGGACAAGCATGTGGACCGCTACCGCAAGGGGAAGCGTGCCCTCCAGGCGCTCTGCGGTCATTACGGGGTCCGGCTGGACGGCGCACACGAGGCGGGCGCAGATGCGGCGGCCGCCGCCGGGGTCGCCCGGCGCATCGGGGAGAAGTACCCGGCCGTCGCCATCCCGTCGCCCCGCGCGCTGCACGACCTCCAGGAGCAGGCGGCCGCCGAACAAGCCGCGTCGTTCCAGGCGTATTTGCGGCGCTCCGGTGACCCTCGGGCGATAGTCGAGCCGGCCTGGCCGCTGATCCCGTACCAGGCCGAGGTCTGA
- a CDS encoding SDR family NAD(P)-dependent oxidoreductase, whose amino-acid sequence MDLRLAGHGALVTGSSSGIGATIAETLADEGCAVLVHGRNAGAAAAVAEQVAARGVRAEVVLGDLTEPGIAEQVALTARDFGARILVNNAGPFAEHDWETSRPSDWRAAFEGNVLPTVRVSQTLLPSLRAHGWGRVITIGSRAVRTPLPHMAAYSAAKAAVVNMTTSLARHLAGTGVTANCVSPGVIATPSMYRMFEERSAEGDSDRGAPEGGPDEADLVAEYAPNPSGRLGRPSDIAAAVAYLASPLADYVNGIELRVDGGITGTP is encoded by the coding sequence ATGGACCTACGGCTGGCAGGACACGGCGCGCTGGTGACGGGCAGCAGTTCGGGCATCGGGGCCACGATCGCCGAGACGCTGGCGGACGAGGGGTGTGCGGTCCTCGTCCACGGGCGGAACGCGGGGGCCGCGGCGGCCGTCGCCGAGCAGGTCGCGGCCCGTGGTGTACGGGCCGAAGTGGTGCTCGGCGATCTGACGGAACCGGGCATCGCCGAGCAGGTCGCGCTCACCGCACGGGACTTCGGGGCCCGCATCCTCGTCAACAACGCAGGTCCCTTCGCCGAGCACGACTGGGAGACCTCCCGGCCCTCCGACTGGCGGGCCGCCTTCGAGGGGAACGTCCTGCCGACGGTGCGGGTCAGCCAGACGCTGCTGCCGTCGCTGCGCGCGCACGGCTGGGGCCGGGTGATCACCATCGGCAGCCGGGCGGTACGGACCCCGCTGCCCCACATGGCGGCCTACTCCGCGGCCAAGGCCGCCGTGGTGAACATGACCACCAGCCTGGCCCGGCACCTCGCCGGGACCGGGGTCACCGCGAACTGTGTGAGCCCGGGGGTGATCGCCACCCCGTCCATGTACCGGATGTTCGAGGAGCGGTCGGCCGAGGGCGACAGCGACCGGGGTGCACCGGAGGGCGGGCCGGACGAAGCGGACCTCGTCGCGGAGTACGCGCCGAATCCGAGCGGGCGGCTGGGGCGCCCGTCGGACATCGCGGCCGCGGTCGCCTACCTGGCGAGCCCGCTCGCCGACTACGTCAACGGAATCGAGCTGCGGGTCGACGGGGGCATCACGGGGACGCCGTAA
- a CDS encoding TetR/AcrR family transcriptional regulator, whose amino-acid sequence MSDQEAAGLRARLVQAGIDLLTEEGVQALSLREIARRAGVSHGAPRRHFPTHLSLLSAIARQGFSDLAYRVAAEIDDHPTDPRAQLMALGRGYLDFALAHRGMFELMFRHDLLESDHLGLRETSLPLFQVLVDLVSRAQPRSEVPSPVVAGALWSNLHGIAQLWRWGSLQLATGADDVEPLLRAALDAHLGPEGR is encoded by the coding sequence ATGAGTGATCAAGAGGCGGCGGGCCTGCGTGCCCGGTTGGTGCAGGCCGGGATTGACCTGCTGACCGAAGAGGGAGTGCAGGCGCTGTCGTTGCGGGAGATCGCCCGCCGGGCCGGGGTCTCCCACGGGGCTCCGCGGCGCCACTTCCCGACCCATCTGTCCCTGCTGTCGGCCATCGCCCGCCAGGGGTTCTCCGATCTGGCCTACAGGGTCGCGGCGGAAATCGACGACCACCCGACGGACCCCCGCGCCCAGCTCATGGCCCTGGGGCGCGGCTACCTCGACTTCGCGCTGGCGCACCGCGGCATGTTCGAGCTGATGTTCCGTCATGACCTGTTGGAGAGCGACCACCTCGGCCTGCGGGAAACCAGCCTGCCCCTCTTCCAGGTGCTCGTCGATCTCGTCTCCCGGGCGCAGCCGCGGTCCGAGGTGCCATCGCCGGTCGTCGCGGGCGCCCTCTGGAGCAATCTGCACGGCATCGCCCAGCTGTGGAGGTGGGGCAGCTTGCAACTCGCCACGGGCGCCGACGATGTCGAGCCGCTGCTCCGGGCCGCACTGGACGCGCACCTCGGGCCGGAGGGCCGATGA
- a CDS encoding SAV2148 family HEPN domain-containing protein, with product MSGGLELPPGDESHEGHEGGSVDAPPGAVSLARPLEIGAELDWGADAWSEVRTRARRAGRAYIWLNLVEQRLRAVVAAVLRPIYEPVHGDEWVIAAAGPAGQEWVQRAVAVREVSRRKGYLLDPADDNIVSFLTLPQLRELMVQHWPCFEPYFDDRRDVELALDELEVARNIVSRNRALSETVLAQAERASARLLDILGSGVGTRISGRLPIDAVEDLVGDRYADVIGVHSDRVRLQRQLPAEDLFGDARRLDAVGIGLNLLVQNYSGRRLVRLAESGCRVRLLFLNPASSAVRRREREIGLKKGEMSRSIEMNILHMRRVRARLRDPGAFEIQVFDETPRFTAYLVDGDGPDGVAVIQPYLRKSRGMESPVLVLRGGGREVVRQDARETRDGDHGLFETYREEFESMWADSRPVS from the coding sequence GTGAGCGGCGGGCTGGAGTTGCCCCCTGGTGACGAGAGTCATGAGGGCCATGAAGGCGGCTCCGTCGACGCACCGCCCGGCGCGGTGTCCCTGGCACGACCGCTGGAGATCGGGGCGGAGCTGGACTGGGGCGCCGACGCCTGGAGCGAGGTGCGCACCCGCGCCCGCCGGGCCGGCCGTGCCTACATCTGGCTGAATCTCGTCGAGCAACGGCTGCGGGCCGTCGTCGCCGCCGTCCTGCGGCCCATCTACGAGCCGGTGCACGGCGACGAATGGGTCATCGCCGCGGCCGGTCCCGCCGGCCAGGAGTGGGTGCAGCGCGCGGTCGCCGTCCGCGAGGTCAGCCGCCGCAAGGGCTACCTCCTGGACCCCGCCGACGACAACATCGTCAGCTTTCTGACCCTTCCGCAACTCCGCGAACTGATGGTCCAGCACTGGCCCTGCTTCGAGCCGTACTTCGACGACCGCCGCGATGTCGAGCTGGCCCTCGACGAACTGGAGGTCGCCCGCAACATCGTCTCCCGCAACCGCGCGCTGTCCGAGACGGTGCTCGCCCAGGCCGAGCGCGCCTCCGCCCGCCTCCTGGACATACTCGGCTCCGGCGTCGGCACCCGTATCTCCGGACGGCTGCCCATCGACGCGGTGGAGGACCTGGTAGGCGACCGCTACGCCGATGTCATCGGCGTGCACTCCGACCGGGTACGCCTCCAGCGCCAGCTTCCTGCCGAGGACCTCTTCGGCGACGCCCGCCGCCTCGACGCCGTGGGTATCGGCCTCAACCTCCTGGTCCAGAACTACTCGGGCCGCCGCCTGGTCCGGCTCGCCGAATCCGGCTGCCGCGTCCGGCTGCTCTTCCTCAACCCGGCCAGCAGTGCGGTCCGCCGCCGGGAGCGCGAAATCGGGCTGAAGAAGGGCGAGATGAGCCGCTCCATCGAGATGAACATCCTCCATATGCGGCGGGTCCGGGCCCGGCTGCGCGACCCCGGCGCCTTCGAGATCCAGGTCTTCGACGAGACCCCGCGCTTCACCGCCTACCTGGTCGACGGCGACGGCCCCGACGGCGTGGCCGTGATCCAGCCCTACCTCCGCAAGAGCCGCGGGATGGAGTCCCCCGTCCTCGTCCTCCGCGGCGGCGGCCGGGAGGTCGTCCGCCAGGACGCCCGGGAGACCCGCGACGGCGATCACGGCCTCTTCGAGACCTACCGGGAGGAATTCGAGAGCATGTGGGCGGATTCGCGGCCGGTTTCCTGA
- a CDS encoding carbohydrate ABC transporter permease — translation MSAGERTGDSRRGDTRRGEGRGGTPRRYAPARRAATRTGQYAALLGYLVFLAFPFLWLLSTAFKPPRELGSMHPTWVPEAPTLENFRQAFAQQPLSVAAANSLLAAAVSALLAILLATPMAYALARFRNRLSRAATGWVVISQAFPLVLVIIPLFLILKGLHLVDSRIGLIMVYVVWSLPFALWMLTGYVRAVPRELEEAAAVDGAGRFRTLVSVTAPLLAPGIVATALFAFITAWNEFFFALVLLKSPEKQTLPVVLTHFLGAEGVADLGPLAAAALLATLPSLLLFAVIQRRITGGMLAGAVKN, via the coding sequence GTGAGCGCAGGCGAACGGACCGGCGACAGCCGACGCGGGGACACTCGGCGCGGTGAGGGAAGGGGCGGTACCCCACGCCGCTACGCCCCCGCACGACGCGCCGCCACCCGCACCGGCCAGTACGCAGCGCTCCTCGGCTATCTCGTCTTCCTCGCCTTCCCCTTCCTGTGGCTGCTCTCCACCGCCTTCAAGCCACCGCGGGAACTGGGCTCCATGCACCCCACCTGGGTCCCCGAGGCGCCCACCCTGGAGAACTTCCGGCAGGCGTTCGCCCAGCAGCCGCTGTCGGTGGCGGCTGCCAACAGCCTGCTGGCCGCCGCCGTCTCCGCGCTGCTGGCGATCCTGCTGGCGACCCCGATGGCGTATGCCCTGGCCCGCTTCCGCAACCGCCTCTCGCGGGCGGCCACCGGCTGGGTCGTGATCAGCCAGGCATTCCCGCTGGTGCTGGTGATCATCCCGCTGTTCCTGATCCTGAAGGGTCTCCATCTGGTGGACTCCCGCATCGGTCTGATCATGGTCTATGTGGTGTGGTCGCTGCCGTTCGCCCTGTGGATGCTGACCGGCTATGTCCGGGCCGTGCCAAGGGAGTTGGAGGAGGCAGCGGCGGTGGACGGCGCCGGCCGGTTCCGTACGCTCGTCTCGGTCACCGCGCCGCTGCTCGCGCCCGGCATCGTCGCCACCGCGCTGTTCGCCTTCATCACGGCCTGGAACGAGTTCTTCTTCGCCCTGGTCCTGCTCAAGTCCCCTGAGAAACAGACCCTGCCGGTGGTGCTGACCCACTTCCTCGGGGCCGAGGGCGTCGCCGACCTCGGTCCGCTCGCCGCCGCGGCGCTCCTCGCCACCCTCCCGAGCCTGCTGCTCTTCGCCGTCATCCAGCGGCGGATCACGGGCGGGATGCTCGCCGGGGCGGTGAAGAACTGA
- a CDS encoding ABC transporter substrate-binding protein: MRHDPAPGRRFRRMPRRRLLTAAAALPAAALLPGCSDDRRRPSGGRITLRFQSLAWQQDSLKANKQLVAEWNRQHPDVRVQYVQGAWPTVHDQLLTSFEGGEAPDIIHDASDDLADFAYGGDLADLTPLLPPRLRRDIPQRSWQTATFNGRIHGIPFLQEPRVLIANRTELHRSGVRIPTPEHPWTWREFEEAAQRLTRGTTYGVAWPLKEPVSATLNLSLSTGGQIFHRHRDGKVEVRFDAVDQAVPRTIHDQVNVDRSASRTTLGMGGSDTLPGFFAGRYAMVPLGFSYRQQIAQQAPKGFDWTVLPAPRGTALDQGVSPQTLSIAEDCPYKEEAMAFIDFLLSPPNMVRLALGDWLLPMGQQALKDPALRTDRYDWATGTALAGSLRSAPAQSVRGYPEWKDKIATPGLQEYYSGAIGLTALRKRLVEDGNLVLARYQR; this comes from the coding sequence ATGCGTCATGACCCTGCGCCCGGCCGCCGTTTCCGCCGGATGCCGCGGCGTCGCCTGCTCACGGCGGCCGCCGCACTGCCCGCCGCGGCCCTGCTGCCGGGCTGTTCCGACGACCGCCGTCGACCGTCCGGTGGCCGGATCACCCTGCGCTTCCAGTCGCTGGCCTGGCAGCAGGACTCGCTCAAGGCCAACAAACAGCTGGTAGCGGAGTGGAACCGGCAACACCCCGACGTCCGGGTGCAGTACGTCCAGGGCGCCTGGCCCACCGTCCACGACCAGCTGCTGACCTCCTTCGAGGGCGGCGAGGCCCCGGACATCATCCACGACGCCTCCGACGACCTCGCGGACTTCGCCTACGGCGGGGATCTCGCCGACCTCACCCCCCTCCTGCCGCCGCGCCTCAGGCGCGACATCCCGCAGCGGAGCTGGCAGACCGCCACCTTCAACGGCCGGATCCACGGCATCCCGTTCCTCCAGGAGCCACGGGTGCTGATCGCCAACCGCACCGAGCTGCACCGGTCCGGCGTCCGCATCCCCACCCCCGAACACCCCTGGACCTGGCGGGAGTTCGAGGAGGCGGCACAGCGGCTGACGCGCGGCACCACCTACGGCGTCGCCTGGCCGCTGAAGGAACCCGTATCCGCCACCCTCAACCTGTCCCTCTCCACGGGCGGCCAGATCTTCCACCGCCACCGCGACGGCAAGGTGGAGGTGCGCTTCGACGCCGTCGACCAGGCGGTCCCCCGCACCATCCACGACCAGGTCAACGTCGACCGCAGCGCCTCCCGTACGACGCTGGGCATGGGCGGCTCCGACACCCTCCCGGGCTTCTTCGCCGGGCGCTATGCGATGGTGCCGCTCGGCTTCTCCTACCGTCAGCAGATCGCCCAGCAGGCGCCCAAGGGCTTCGACTGGACGGTGCTGCCCGCCCCCAGGGGCACGGCCCTGGACCAGGGGGTGAGCCCACAGACCCTGTCGATCGCCGAGGACTGCCCGTACAAGGAGGAGGCGATGGCCTTTATCGACTTCCTCCTCAGCCCGCCGAACATGGTCCGACTCGCTCTGGGTGACTGGCTGCTGCCGATGGGTCAGCAGGCGCTGAAAGATCCGGCCCTACGGACCGACCGATATGACTGGGCGACAGGCACCGCATTGGCGGGCTCGCTGCGTTCCGCCCCGGCCCAGTCCGTCCGCGGCTATCCGGAGTGGAAAGACAAGATCGCCACCCCGGGCCTCCAGGAGTACTACAGCGGCGCCATCGGCCTGACCGCCCTGCGCAAGCGGCTCGTTGAGGACGGGAATCTGGTGCTGGCCCGCTACCAGCGCTGA
- a CDS encoding carbohydrate ABC transporter permease: MTLATAPRRSTAPAADRPARPRRDLGAWFLVLPALLPILVLSVGPLLYGIGLAFTDAQSGRTQATRFVGLLNFSDLFQDSLFWDSFRIGLIWAFGVTVPQFLLALGLALLLHLDLRLRWLARALAIIPWAMPEVVVGIMWRLVYHPDAGILNETLRGLGLSGADGRDWLSGPATALPAVIVVGVWAGMPQTTVTLLAGLQNVPRELHEAASMDGAGAWRRFRTVTWPALRPIALAVTALNFIWNFNSFALVFVLTDGGPGGRTRLPMLFAYEEAFRYGQFGYAATMGLAMVAVISVLLAVYLAGRLKGDDDR; the protein is encoded by the coding sequence ATGACCCTGGCGACCGCACCCCGGCGGTCCACCGCACCGGCCGCCGACCGCCCCGCCCGGCCCCGGCGCGATCTCGGCGCCTGGTTCCTCGTGCTGCCCGCGCTGCTCCCCATCCTGGTGCTGAGCGTGGGCCCGCTGCTGTACGGGATCGGGCTGGCATTCACCGACGCCCAGTCGGGCCGGACCCAGGCCACCCGCTTCGTGGGGCTGCTGAACTTCTCCGACCTCTTTCAGGACTCGCTGTTCTGGGACTCGTTCCGGATCGGCCTGATATGGGCCTTTGGCGTCACCGTCCCGCAGTTCCTGCTCGCCCTCGGTCTCGCCCTGCTGCTCCATCTCGATCTGCGGCTGCGCTGGCTGGCCCGCGCGCTGGCGATCATCCCGTGGGCGATGCCCGAGGTCGTCGTCGGCATCATGTGGCGGCTGGTCTACCACCCGGACGCCGGCATCCTGAACGAAACCCTGCGCGGCCTGGGCCTGTCCGGAGCCGACGGCCGCGACTGGCTCAGCGGGCCGGCCACCGCACTGCCCGCGGTCATCGTCGTCGGCGTCTGGGCCGGGATGCCACAGACCACCGTGACCCTGCTGGCCGGTCTGCAGAACGTGCCTCGCGAACTGCACGAGGCCGCGTCCATGGACGGCGCGGGCGCCTGGCGCCGCTTCCGCACCGTCACCTGGCCCGCCCTCAGACCCATCGCCCTCGCCGTCACGGCCCTCAACTTCATCTGGAACTTCAATTCCTTCGCCCTGGTCTTCGTCCTGACCGACGGCGGCCCCGGCGGCCGGACCAGACTGCCGATGCTGTTCGCGTACGAAGAGGCCTTCCGTTACGGGCAGTTCGGATACGCCGCCACGATGGGCCTGGCGATGGTCGCGGTGATCTCGGTCCTGCTGGCGGTCTATTTGGCCGGCCGGCTGAAGGGGGACGACGACCGGTGA
- a CDS encoding aminoglycoside phosphotransferase family protein, translating into MTEPSPAAFTEARARDVLAAAGHPEAAADAALLSLGENAVFALGDNGPVVRVGRSAELLERAERELRVAQWLAAEGVPAVRAAESVATLVDGHPVTYWRRLPEAVRPAGPGDLAALLKLVHALPEPPFALPRRELLGGVERWLRLAGEAVSASDAEYLRGRRDAFAAAATALEPHLPRGPIHGDALARNVHVGPDGPVLVDLETFSSDLREHDLVVMALSRDRYGLSPESYDAFVSVYGWDVRDWEGCAVLRGSRETASCAWVSQHAPGNPAALKEFRRRIASLRDKDATVRWYPF; encoded by the coding sequence ATGACCGAACCGAGCCCCGCCGCCTTCACGGAGGCGCGCGCCCGGGACGTGCTGGCCGCGGCCGGGCACCCCGAGGCGGCCGCTGACGCCGCGCTGCTCTCGCTCGGCGAGAACGCCGTCTTCGCGCTCGGCGACAACGGACCCGTCGTACGGGTGGGCCGCAGCGCCGAACTCCTGGAGCGGGCCGAGCGGGAGCTGCGCGTGGCGCAGTGGCTGGCGGCCGAGGGCGTACCGGCCGTACGGGCCGCGGAGTCCGTGGCGACGTTGGTGGACGGACATCCCGTCACCTACTGGCGGCGGCTGCCGGAGGCCGTCCGCCCCGCCGGGCCGGGCGATCTCGCCGCGCTGCTGAAGCTCGTGCACGCGCTGCCGGAGCCGCCGTTCGCACTCCCCCGGCGTGAACTGCTCGGCGGGGTCGAGCGCTGGCTGCGGCTGGCCGGCGAGGCCGTGTCGGCGTCGGACGCGGAGTATCTGCGCGGGCGGCGGGACGCCTTCGCGGCGGCCGCCACGGCCCTGGAGCCGCATCTGCCGCGCGGCCCCATCCACGGCGACGCGCTGGCCCGCAATGTGCATGTCGGGCCCGACGGACCCGTGCTGGTCGACCTGGAAACCTTCTCCTCCGATCTGCGGGAACACGATCTGGTCGTGATGGCGCTCAGCCGGGACCGCTACGGGCTGTCCCCCGAGTCCTACGACGCCTTTGTGTCCGTCTACGGCTGGGACGTACGGGACTGGGAGGGCTGCGCCGTGCTGCGCGGGTCGCGGGAGACGGCGAGCTGCGCCTGGGTGTCCCAGCACGCGCCCGGAAACCCGGCGGCGCTCAAGGAGTTCCGGCGCCGGATCGCCTCACTGCGCGACAAGGACGCGACGGTGCGGTGGTATCCCTTCTGA